The Mucilaginibacter terrenus genome has a segment encoding these proteins:
- a CDS encoding Gfo/Idh/MocA family protein, with the protein MKSNNITRRGFIQKSALGAGAVMLSPVLTALAVDKRMGIALVGLGGYAGGQLAPALQQTKNCYLAGLVTGTPSKAEAWGKKYNIPQKNIYNYQNFDEIAKNPDIDIVYIVLPVSMHKEFTIRAAQAGKHVICEKPMALNAAECREMIAACKKANRLLSIGYRLHFEPHTLEVMRLGQKKVLGKVTEIDNGNGFTYRGDPNAWRLKKALAGGGGLMDMGIYAIQGARYTLGEEPIAVKATQEKTRPDFFKEVDETIYWELKFPGGAKSTGKSSYNNDWGYLHAKAEHGTFELEPAYGYGGLDGKVNDKPMNILNINQQAAQMDDFATCVRLKKQSRVPGEEGLKDMKVVDAIYRSLDSGKWENV; encoded by the coding sequence ATGAAAAGCAATAACATCACCCGTCGTGGGTTCATCCAAAAAAGCGCGCTTGGTGCAGGCGCCGTAATGCTTTCGCCTGTGTTAACGGCACTGGCTGTCGATAAACGGATGGGCATAGCCCTTGTAGGCCTCGGCGGTTACGCAGGAGGGCAACTTGCTCCTGCGCTGCAGCAAACCAAGAACTGCTACCTGGCAGGACTGGTAACCGGCACGCCGTCCAAAGCGGAAGCATGGGGCAAAAAGTACAACATCCCTCAAAAGAATATTTACAACTACCAGAACTTTGACGAGATAGCCAAAAACCCCGATATAGATATTGTATACATAGTGTTGCCGGTAAGCATGCACAAGGAGTTTACCATACGTGCCGCGCAGGCAGGTAAACACGTTATCTGCGAAAAACCGATGGCGCTTAACGCTGCAGAGTGCCGCGAGATGATAGCGGCCTGTAAAAAAGCAAACCGTCTACTTTCTATAGGTTACAGGCTGCACTTTGAGCCGCACACCCTGGAGGTGATGCGCCTCGGCCAAAAAAAGGTGCTTGGAAAGGTAACGGAGATTGACAATGGCAATGGCTTTACTTATCGCGGCGACCCAAACGCCTGGAGGCTGAAAAAAGCACTGGCAGGCGGTGGTGGTTTAATGGACATGGGCATTTATGCCATACAAGGCGCCCGTTATACCCTTGGCGAAGAACCCATAGCGGTAAAAGCCACACAGGAGAAAACAAGGCCGGACTTTTTTAAAGAGGTTGATGAGACCATTTACTGGGAGCTGAAATTCCCGGGCGGGGCAAAATCAACCGGCAAAAGCAGCTACAATAATGACTGGGGTTACCTGCATGCCAAAGCAGAACACGGAACATTTGAGCTGGAGCCGGCATACGGCTACGGCGGGCTGGATGGTAAGGTGAACGATAAACCCATGAACATCCTCAATATAAACCAGCAGGCGGCCCAAATGGATGATTTTGCAACATGTGTACGGCTTAAAAAACAAAGCCGCGTGCCCGGTGAAGAAGGCTTGAAAGACATGAAGGTTGTTGATGCCATTTACCGCAGCTTAGACAGCGGCAAATGGGAGAATGTTTAA
- a CDS encoding N-acetylmuramoyl-L-alanine amidase family protein: MLIYKSVQTPVYTFKTIVYLCAMFFKQLLKAALFACAVLFIAVLSHKGAHAQSASAGRPDDSASSFRFKTIVIDAGHGGKDPGAHGAYSNEKTVALSISKKLRDAINDQLPGVNVVMTRSTDQFIELHRRANIANEAKANLFISIHCNSSPQRVGTRRGVLLLLYGFHRKQEQLEAIRENASIYQEKDYQKKYNGYGEDAAVNAIVLAAFQQRYRKQSVRFGDLLNTEFKETDGRASGGVIEQGVLVLQQSGMPGLLIETGYINNPDDEEYLNSAAGQNEIVQSIIRAIKKYKASIGS; encoded by the coding sequence ATGCTTATATATAAATCTGTACAAACGCCGGTATACACCTTTAAAACAATCGTATATCTTTGCGCCATGTTTTTTAAGCAACTGTTAAAAGCTGCATTGTTCGCCTGCGCTGTTCTGTTTATTGCTGTCCTGTCGCACAAGGGCGCACATGCGCAAAGTGCTTCTGCCGGCAGGCCCGATGATTCCGCAAGTTCGTTCAGGTTCAAAACCATTGTTATTGATGCCGGCCACGGTGGTAAAGACCCGGGTGCGCATGGCGCTTACTCCAACGAAAAAACCGTTGCCTTAAGCATTAGCAAAAAGCTGCGCGATGCTATAAACGACCAGTTGCCCGGCGTAAACGTGGTAATGACCCGCAGCACCGATCAGTTTATAGAACTGCACCGCCGGGCTAACATTGCTAACGAAGCTAAAGCCAACCTGTTTATATCTATACATTGCAATTCTTCGCCGCAGCGCGTGGGCACCCGCAGGGGCGTGCTGCTGCTGCTTTACGGTTTTCACCGCAAGCAGGAACAACTAGAGGCCATACGCGAGAACGCGTCTATCTACCAGGAAAAAGATTACCAGAAAAAATATAATGGCTACGGCGAAGATGCTGCCGTGAATGCAATTGTGCTGGCCGCATTCCAGCAACGCTACCGCAAACAAAGCGTACGTTTTGGCGACCTGCTGAACACGGAGTTTAAAGAGACTGACGGCCGCGCCAGTGGTGGCGTAATTGAGCAAGGTGTACTGGTGCTACAGCAAAGCGGTATGCCCGGCCTGCTGATTGAAACCGGCTACATTAACAACCCCGATGACGAAGAATACCTAAATTCTGCCGCCGGGCAAAACGAGATAGTACAATCCATTATCAGGGCGATAAAGAAGTATAAGGCGAGTATAGGGTCGTAA
- a CDS encoding alpha/beta fold hydrolase, translating to MYGKNSNAGKYYNINGIKLYVEEYGTGKPLLMIHGNGGDMSAFTDNVPYFAKKYRVILVDSRAHGKSADASDSLTFEQMADDFAALLDTMHIPKAHVLGWSDGGINALLMAIRHPEKVISLAATGANITPDSTAFAGDLWKESQQQYNENKNTVWKTPAERNSWKIFLLDWNQPNIKLEQLQQIKCPALIIAGDHDVIADAHTRLVQKNIPGSELWIVKNSSHSTLIEHAAEFNKKVDQFFSR from the coding sequence ATGTACGGTAAAAATAGTAATGCAGGCAAGTACTACAACATAAATGGTATAAAGCTTTACGTTGAAGAGTACGGCACCGGTAAACCTTTGCTGATGATACACGGCAACGGCGGCGACATGAGTGCTTTTACCGATAACGTGCCCTACTTTGCAAAAAAATACCGGGTGATACTGGTAGATAGCCGCGCGCACGGGAAATCTGCAGATGCAAGCGACTCTTTAACGTTTGAACAAATGGCAGATGATTTTGCGGCCCTGCTGGATACGATGCACATACCAAAAGCACACGTACTGGGTTGGAGCGACGGCGGGATTAATGCCTTGCTAATGGCGATAAGGCACCCGGAAAAGGTGATCAGCCTGGCAGCTACAGGCGCCAACATTACACCTGATTCTACCGCGTTTGCCGGCGACCTGTGGAAGGAAAGCCAGCAACAATACAACGAGAACAAGAACACCGTTTGGAAAACGCCGGCTGAAAGAAATTCCTGGAAGATATTCTTACTGGACTGGAACCAGCCCAACATTAAACTGGAACAACTACAGCAGATAAAATGCCCGGCCCTTATAATTGCCGGCGACCACGACGTTATTGCGGATGCACATACCAGGCTGGTACAAAAGAACATTCCCGGGTCGGAGCTTTGGATAGTGAAGAACTCGAGCCATAGCACGCTGATAGAACACGCCGCCGAGTTTAACAAAAAGGTAGATCAGTTTTTCTCCAGATAG
- a CDS encoding exo-beta-N-acetylmuramidase NamZ family protein: MMNIKLLLPAALVCSLAFRCPNPPQAAETGMMAMADTAAKAETAAAAPIPAADQVSMYLNYLKGKNVGMLINQTSVIGSRKVPVVDSLLRLGITVRKIYGPEHGVRGNAANGATIDNSIDPVTKLPVISLYGKHFKPTPADLKGINLMVFDVQDVGTRFYTYISTLHYVMEACAENNIELVVLDRPNPNGYFVDGPILDTAFRSFVGMHPIPVVHGMTIAEYAQMINGEGWLKGAIKCKLKLFKVANYTHATPYVLPVNPSPNLNSAQSILLYPHICFFEGTNLSLGRGTPDPFQVVGSPLLKGKYSYSFKPVSIPGVSDNPPLKDQVCYGISLKDYNTDTLRKTGRLNLAWLIKFYKDYPDKEHFFIPYIERLAGSKKLKEQIIAGKTEAEIRQSWEPGLSQFKATRAKYLLYK, encoded by the coding sequence ATGATGAATATAAAGTTGTTGTTACCGGCTGCCCTGGTTTGCTCGCTGGCTTTCCGCTGCCCCAACCCACCTCAAGCCGCAGAAACCGGCATGATGGCAATGGCTGACACTGCTGCTAAAGCAGAAACAGCCGCTGCTGCGCCCATACCTGCCGCTGACCAGGTATCTATGTACCTGAACTACCTAAAAGGTAAGAATGTTGGCATGCTGATCAACCAGACATCAGTGATTGGTTCGCGGAAAGTACCTGTAGTAGACAGCCTGCTAAGGCTCGGCATTACGGTGAGAAAAATCTACGGGCCTGAGCATGGCGTAAGAGGAAACGCTGCAAACGGCGCTACAATTGACAATAGTATCGACCCTGTCACCAAGCTCCCGGTGATATCCCTTTACGGAAAGCACTTTAAACCCACACCTGCAGACCTGAAAGGCATAAACCTGATGGTATTTGACGTGCAGGACGTAGGCACCCGATTTTACACCTACATATCTACCCTTCATTACGTAATGGAAGCGTGTGCCGAGAACAATATAGAACTGGTAGTGCTGGACAGGCCAAACCCCAATGGCTACTTTGTAGACGGGCCTATTCTTGACACTGCTTTCCGCTCTTTTGTGGGAATGCACCCCATACCCGTTGTACACGGCATGACCATAGCCGAATATGCCCAAATGATAAACGGCGAGGGCTGGCTTAAAGGCGCTATAAAATGCAAGCTTAAGCTATTTAAAGTAGCCAACTATACCCATGCCACGCCGTATGTGCTTCCGGTGAACCCGTCGCCAAACTTGAATTCGGCACAATCCATATTGCTTTACCCGCATATTTGCTTTTTCGAGGGAACCAACCTTAGCCTTGGCCGCGGCACTCCGGATCCGTTTCAGGTAGTGGGTAGCCCGCTGCTTAAAGGCAAATACAGCTATTCGTTTAAACCGGTGAGCATACCGGGTGTAAGCGACAATCCTCCGCTTAAAGATCAGGTTTGCTACGGCATTAGCTTAAAAGATTACAATACCGATACCCTGAGGAAAACCGGAAGGCTTAATTTAGCATGGCTGATAAAGTTTTACAAGGATTACCCGGATAAGGAACACTTTTTTATTCCTTACATCGAAAGGCTGGCCGGCAGTAAAAAACTGAAGGAACAGATCATTGCAGGTAAAACTGAGGCGGAGATCCGCCAGAGCTGGGAACCCGGTTTATCGCAGTTTAAGGCTACGCGTGCCAAGTACCTGCTTTACAAATAG
- a CDS encoding ABC transporter permease, which yields MRRYQKTSALSFARFISSRITLKSKRTFSKLIVRIAIIGIMLGLGVMILSIAVIRGFKQEIREKVRGFAGDIQIIKSDLNNSYENSSFIPPPDMLSRLKGNTHIRGINAFATKPGIIKANDEIEGVVMKGVDSTYDWAYIRKVLVAGKVIDFKDATEQIMISQKMADRLKLKVGDALLMYFVQDPPRKRKFKISGIFSIGVDEVDKTFVIGKLDLVRRLNDWTKGEVGGYEVRTDDFDKITVTADWIDVKLPIILKSHTLIENYPTIFEWLGLLDVNTVVMLVLMTAVAVINMISALLIMILERTGMIGMFKAMGARNWTIQKIFLYNAAYLIGFGLLLGNTLGVGLGLFQQATHFFKLDPGSYYMSFVPIKFVWTDVILLNIGTLFVCLLVLIIPSMLVTKISPVKAIRFK from the coding sequence TTGCGAAGGTACCAAAAAACATCTGCATTGAGTTTCGCGCGGTTCATATCAAGTCGTATCACCTTAAAGTCTAAGCGTACGTTCTCCAAGCTTATTGTGCGTATTGCCATTATTGGCATTATGCTGGGGTTGGGTGTTATGATACTTTCCATAGCTGTTATCCGCGGTTTTAAGCAGGAAATACGCGAAAAAGTGCGTGGCTTTGCAGGCGATATCCAGATCATCAAATCGGACCTTAATAACTCCTACGAAAACTCCTCGTTCATCCCTCCGCCGGACATGCTGAGCAGGCTAAAAGGAAACACACACATCAGGGGCATTAACGCTTTTGCTACAAAGCCGGGCATCATCAAAGCTAATGATGAGATAGAAGGTGTGGTAATGAAAGGCGTAGACAGCACCTACGACTGGGCCTATATACGCAAGGTGCTTGTAGCCGGTAAAGTGATAGATTTTAAAGACGCTACCGAGCAGATCATGATATCGCAGAAGATGGCCGACCGCCTTAAGCTGAAGGTTGGCGATGCCTTGCTGATGTACTTTGTGCAGGACCCGCCACGCAAGCGTAAATTCAAGATATCAGGTATATTTAGCATTGGGGTAGATGAGGTGGACAAAACCTTTGTAATAGGTAAACTTGACTTGGTGCGCCGGTTGAATGACTGGACAAAAGGCGAAGTTGGTGGGTATGAAGTGCGAACTGATGATTTCGACAAGATAACTGTAACGGCTGACTGGATAGACGTAAAGCTGCCTATCATACTTAAGTCGCACACATTAATAGAGAATTATCCCACCATCTTCGAATGGCTCGGCCTGCTGGATGTTAATACGGTGGTGATGTTGGTGCTGATGACGGCCGTTGCGGTGATAAATATGATATCAGCATTACTAATTATGATACTGGAGCGCACCGGAATGATAGGCATGTTTAAGGCTATGGGCGCCCGAAACTGGACCATCCAGAAGATATTCCTGTACAACGCGGCTTACCTGATAGGCTTTGGATTGCTGCTGGGCAACACACTTGGTGTGGGCCTCGGATTGTTTCAGCAGGCTACCCATTTCTTTAAGCTGGATCCGGGAAGTTACTACATGAGTTTTGTGCCTATTAAGTTCGTGTGGACAGACGTAATACTGCTTAATATAGGCACACTGTTCGTCTGCTTGTTAGTGCTTATTATCCCAAGTATGCTGGTTACTAAAATATCGCCTGTTAAGGCAATAAGATTTAAGTAG
- a CDS encoding type II toxin-antitoxin system RelE/ParE family toxin has product MPTGLKVFFTKTADQDFSDILSYIKRDFGASAAQNFKSLVLRFADIIEVFPEIGSLELHDKNIRGLVVHGRLKIFYRITPKRIIVLRLFDTRQNPETKF; this is encoded by the coding sequence ATGCCAACTGGTCTTAAGGTCTTCTTTACCAAAACGGCAGATCAGGACTTTTCAGATATTCTTTCTTATATCAAACGTGACTTCGGAGCTAGTGCAGCACAGAACTTTAAATCCCTGGTACTAAGATTCGCCGATATTATTGAGGTCTTCCCTGAAATAGGTTCTTTAGAACTGCACGATAAAAACATAAGAGGTTTGGTAGTGCATGGCAGATTGAAAATATTTTATCGAATTACCCCTAAGAGAATAATTGTTCTGCGCCTGTTCGATACCAGGCAAAATCCAGAAACGAAGTTCTAA
- a CDS encoding aminotransferase class IV has translation MPPVYINFNGEIHPADTQLLTITNRGFKYGDGLFESMRLMKGKLQFAELHAERLQRGMKALKIDGYSQADSWFLKDKVEELARRNKIKHGRIRLTVYRDAEGLYTPTQNKMGYCLEMTGIDEPRYFLNERGLIMDIYSELLKPLNFLSNIKSSNSLLYVMAAMFKQQNRLDEVFLLNASGFLCEAGASNIFVWYQNHLYTPALSEGCVEGVMRQVVINLAKENNIPVTEAQISPEILNEADEVFLTNATKGIQWVMGYGVKRYFNRVSKGLMDELNKL, from the coding sequence ATGCCACCTGTTTACATAAATTTTAATGGTGAGATACACCCGGCAGATACCCAGCTGCTTACCATAACTAACCGTGGTTTTAAGTATGGAGACGGCTTGTTTGAGAGCATGCGCCTGATGAAAGGCAAACTGCAATTTGCCGAACTGCACGCCGAGCGGCTGCAACGCGGTATGAAAGCGCTGAAAATAGACGGCTACTCGCAGGCAGACAGCTGGTTTTTAAAGGATAAAGTAGAAGAGCTTGCGCGCCGCAATAAAATAAAGCACGGCCGCATACGCCTTACCGTTTACCGGGATGCAGAAGGTTTGTATACACCCACGCAGAACAAAATGGGCTACTGCCTGGAAATGACCGGGATTGATGAGCCACGCTATTTTTTAAACGAGCGCGGGCTGATAATGGACATCTACAGCGAACTGCTTAAACCTCTTAACTTTTTATCCAACATAAAAAGCAGCAATTCGCTGCTATATGTAATGGCTGCTATGTTTAAACAGCAAAACAGGCTCGATGAGGTATTTTTGCTGAATGCATCAGGCTTTTTATGTGAAGCAGGTGCGTCCAACATATTTGTTTGGTATCAAAACCACCTGTACACCCCGGCATTAAGCGAAGGATGTGTAGAGGGAGTAATGCGGCAGGTGGTGATAAACCTGGCCAAAGAGAACAACATCCCCGTTACCGAAGCACAGATAAGCCCGGAGATATTAAACGAAGCCGACGAGGTGTTCCTGACCAACGCCACCAAAGGTATACAATGGGTTATGGGCTACGGTGTAAAACGCTACTTTAACCGTGTTAGCAAAGGGCTGATGGACGAGTTGAATAAACTTTGA
- the fmt gene encoding methionyl-tRNA formyltransferase — protein sequence MRIIFMGTPQFAVASLDALITGGCDVVAVVTAPDKPAGRGQKVNQSAVKQYAEENGLKVLQPEKLKNPEFLAELEALQADLQVVVAFRMLPEVVWNMPSKGTINLHASLLPQYRGAAPINWAIINGEKESGVTTFFLKHDIDTGDILFTEKVTLTGTETAGDLHDRLMNKGAGLLVKTVKAIESSRYSEHPQSQLADGIELKHAPKIFKEDCLINFDNPAEKVYNLIRGLSPSPTAYTVLNDKILKVYYATFNLETHNLQPGNYVTDNKTYLKFAAQDGFISVTDIQLEGKKRMGVEDFLRGVKLT from the coding sequence ATGAGAATAATTTTTATGGGTACCCCCCAGTTCGCAGTGGCATCGCTTGATGCCTTAATTACCGGAGGATGCGATGTAGTGGCAGTAGTAACTGCGCCTGACAAACCAGCCGGCCGCGGCCAGAAAGTGAACCAGAGCGCCGTTAAACAGTATGCTGAGGAGAACGGCTTAAAAGTGCTGCAACCCGAGAAGTTGAAGAACCCTGAGTTCCTGGCAGAACTGGAGGCACTGCAAGCCGACCTGCAGGTGGTGGTTGCGTTTCGCATGCTGCCGGAGGTGGTGTGGAACATGCCGTCAAAAGGCACCATAAACCTGCATGCTTCGCTGCTGCCGCAATACCGCGGTGCAGCCCCTATAAACTGGGCCATCATCAACGGCGAAAAAGAAAGCGGTGTAACTACGTTCTTCCTTAAACATGATATCGACACCGGTGACATCCTGTTCACCGAGAAAGTGACCCTAACAGGCACCGAAACGGCAGGCGACCTGCACGACCGCCTGATGAACAAAGGCGCAGGACTACTGGTAAAAACCGTTAAGGCAATTGAAAGCAGCCGCTACAGCGAACATCCGCAATCGCAGCTTGCCGATGGCATCGAACTAAAACATGCCCCCAAAATATTCAAAGAGGATTGCCTGATCAACTTTGATAATCCGGCCGAAAAGGTGTACAATCTTATCCGAGGGTTAAGCCCCTCGCCTACCGCTTACACGGTGTTAAACGATAAAATACTTAAGGTATACTACGCCACTTTCAACCTCGAAACGCATAACCTGCAGCCCGGCAACTACGTTACCGATAATAAAACCTACTTGAAATTTGCCGCGCAGGATGGCTTCATAAGCGTTACAGATATCCAGCTGGAAGGTAAAAAACGCATGGGTGTGGAAGACTTTTTGAGGGGCGTAAAGCTCACGTAA
- a CDS encoding RluA family pseudouridine synthase yields the protein MSEDELLIESDEQDLYEHLRVVVDKGQSLLRIDKFLMHRVENASRNRIQNAIDAGNVLVNGKEIKASYRVKPQDVISVVLPHPPRDTEVYPEDIPLNIVYEDDDVLIVNKAAGMVVHPGYNNYTGTLVNALVFHFQQLPTMPGNDGRPGLVHRIDKDTSGLLLISKNERSMSYLARQFYEHTIDRKYIALVWGDLEEDGTVTGYIGRSYNDRRVMSIYDDPEKGKWAVTHYKVLERMGYVTLIECKLETGRTHQIRAHMKHIGHPLFSDATYGGDKILKGTVFNKYRQFVDNCFAMMPRQALHAQSLGFKHPTKKTPILFEAALPDDFESVLAKWRKYTDTEKST from the coding sequence ATGAGCGAAGACGAACTTCTTATTGAAAGCGACGAACAGGACCTGTACGAACACCTGCGCGTAGTAGTTGATAAGGGGCAATCGTTGCTGCGTATAGACAAGTTTTTGATGCACCGCGTTGAAAATGCCTCGCGTAACCGCATACAGAACGCCATAGATGCCGGTAACGTGCTGGTAAATGGCAAAGAAATTAAAGCAAGCTACCGTGTAAAGCCGCAGGATGTAATATCCGTTGTGCTGCCGCACCCACCCCGCGATACAGAAGTTTACCCTGAAGATATTCCGCTTAACATTGTTTACGAGGACGATGATGTGCTTATTGTGAACAAAGCGGCAGGTATGGTGGTCCACCCCGGTTATAATAACTATACCGGTACACTGGTGAACGCGCTGGTGTTCCATTTTCAGCAATTGCCTACTATGCCCGGTAACGATGGCCGGCCCGGGCTGGTACACCGGATAGATAAAGATACATCGGGCCTCTTGCTCATCAGCAAGAACGAGCGCAGCATGAGCTACCTTGCCCGCCAGTTTTATGAGCACACCATCGACCGGAAATATATTGCTTTGGTATGGGGCGACCTGGAAGAGGACGGTACCGTTACTGGCTACATAGGCCGCAGCTACAACGACCGCAGGGTGATGTCGATATATGATGATCCTGAAAAAGGAAAGTGGGCTGTAACGCACTACAAAGTGCTGGAGCGAATGGGTTATGTTACCTTAATAGAATGTAAGCTGGAAACAGGCCGCACCCACCAGATACGTGCCCATATGAAACATATTGGTCACCCGTTGTTCAGCGATGCTACCTATGGTGGCGACAAAATATTGAAGGGAACTGTGTTTAACAAGTACCGCCAGTTTGTAGATAATTGTTTCGCAATGATGCCGCGGCAGGCCCTGCACGCGCAGTCGCTGGGTTTTAAGCACCCAACAAAAAAAACACCTATATTATTTGAGGCAGCCCTACCTGATGATTTTGAATCCGTACTGGCCAAGTGGCGAAAGTATACCGACACAGAAAAGTCAACTTAG
- a CDS encoding DUF3050 domain-containing protein, with protein MAATNPYILQLQQEITPLRAQLLAHPLYSSIINLPRLQLFMQHHVFAVWDFMSLLKSLQQKLTCTAVPWMPVGNANTRYLINEIVTGEESDIDANGIRSSHFELYLKAMEQADCNTRGITSLFEQLSRNADVFEAINNAEVPPVAAEFMTHTFQVINTGQSHVEAAVFTFGREDLIPGMFIEMVKGLNNQLPGKVDILLYYLERHIEVDGDHHSHLAYEMTAELCGNDEQKWQEATLAVKHALQARLALWNGIQAEIDAELVA; from the coding sequence ATGGCAGCTACAAATCCTTACATACTACAGTTACAACAGGAGATCACCCCATTACGCGCGCAGCTTTTAGCACACCCGCTTTATAGCAGCATTATTAACCTTCCGCGCCTGCAGTTATTTATGCAGCACCATGTTTTTGCAGTTTGGGATTTTATGTCTCTGCTTAAATCGCTGCAGCAAAAACTTACCTGCACCGCAGTGCCATGGATGCCGGTTGGCAATGCGAATACCCGTTACCTCATCAATGAGATTGTTACCGGTGAAGAAAGCGACATAGATGCTAATGGAATACGAAGCAGCCATTTTGAGCTTTATTTAAAGGCTATGGAGCAGGCTGATTGCAATACCCGTGGTATAACCTCGCTTTTTGAACAGTTAAGCAGGAATGCGGATGTATTTGAAGCAATTAACAATGCAGAAGTACCGCCGGTTGCCGCAGAGTTCATGACCCATACTTTTCAAGTGATTAATACCGGCCAGAGCCACGTAGAAGCCGCGGTGTTTACTTTCGGCCGTGAAGATTTAATCCCCGGAATGTTTATAGAAATGGTTAAAGGCCTGAACAACCAACTACCCGGCAAGGTTGATATTTTGCTATACTACCTGGAGCGCCACATTGAAGTGGATGGCGACCACCATTCACACCTTGCCTACGAAATGACTGCTGAACTTTGCGGCAACGACGAGCAAAAATGGCAAGAGGCAACTCTGGCAGTAAAACATGCACTACAGGCAAGGCTAGCTTTGTGGAACGGCATACAGGCGGAAATTGATGCTGAACTCGTTGCTTAA
- a CDS encoding ROK family protein: MELKSSGVKGSWLKNMIVKRLYFDKAMSCAGLSQLFDKSIPSITKAINELIKEGFVVEEGYAPSSGGRRPLMYAINAKAMYILSIAMDQLSSRLQLIDLQNNPVADLLTVDIKLHNNKQALPTLVNSINDYIEASGIPKNQIAGTGIGMPGFINAIEGINYTYLDAGGKSLSAYLTEATGISTYIDNDSSLIALAEQKFGIAKAQQEVMVINLGWGIGLGMIIDGKIFRGYNGFAGELSHIPLSDDGALCTCGKRGCLEAEASMLVVAEQAEDGIRKGRVTSLKTTKGNFKQMGDALMDAANHGDQFALELLSDAGYKIGKALAILIHIMNPANIVLSGRGAKVGKILLAPIQQALHKYCIPRLASGTELLISSLGFDAELIGAAVLVMENFDKERV, from the coding sequence ATGGAACTAAAAAGTAGTGGTGTTAAGGGTAGCTGGCTAAAAAATATGATCGTTAAACGGTTGTATTTTGATAAAGCTATGTCTTGCGCGGGTTTGAGCCAGCTTTTTGATAAAAGCATCCCTTCAATAACCAAAGCAATAAACGAGCTGATAAAAGAAGGCTTTGTTGTTGAGGAAGGTTACGCGCCTTCCAGCGGCGGGCGCAGGCCGCTGATGTATGCCATTAATGCAAAAGCGATGTACATCCTGTCCATCGCTATGGATCAGCTTTCATCGCGCCTGCAACTTATCGATCTGCAGAATAACCCCGTGGCGGATCTGCTTACGGTTGACATAAAGCTGCACAACAACAAACAGGCACTGCCTACGCTGGTAAACAGCATAAACGATTATATAGAAGCCAGCGGTATCCCCAAGAACCAGATAGCCGGCACCGGCATAGGTATGCCCGGGTTTATAAATGCCATTGAGGGCATAAACTACACCTACCTTGATGCAGGCGGCAAAAGCCTTAGCGCTTACCTTACCGAGGCAACCGGCATAAGCACTTATATTGATAACGACAGCAGTTTGATAGCCCTTGCTGAGCAAAAGTTTGGTATTGCCAAGGCGCAGCAGGAAGTAATGGTGATAAACCTGGGCTGGGGTATAGGCTTGGGGATGATCATAGACGGTAAGATCTTCCGCGGTTATAACGGTTTTGCGGGTGAGCTGAGCCACATACCCCTGTCTGACGACGGTGCTTTGTGTACCTGCGGAAAACGCGGCTGCCTGGAAGCCGAAGCATCCATGCTGGTAGTGGCCGAGCAGGCCGAAGATGGTATTAGAAAAGGCCGGGTAACCAGCCTTAAAACTACCAAGGGCAACTTTAAACAGATGGGCGATGCATTAATGGATGCCGCCAATCATGGGGACCAGTTTGCACTGGAGCTATTGTCTGACGCGGGATACAAAATAGGGAAGGCCCTGGCTATCCTCATCCACATTATGAACCCGGCCAACATTGTATTAAGCGGCCGGGGCGCTAAAGTGGGCAAAATACTGCTTGCACCCATACAACAGGCTTTGCATAAATATTGTATCCCCAGGCTGGCATCCGGTACCGAACTGCTGATATCATCCCTTGGCTTTGATGCCGAACTGATAGGCGCTGCCGTGCTGGTGATGGAGAACTTTGATAAAGAACGGGTTTAG